Proteins co-encoded in one Gossypium arboreum isolate Shixiya-1 chromosome 11, ASM2569848v2, whole genome shotgun sequence genomic window:
- the LOC108470841 gene encoding adenylylsulfatase HINT3 isoform X1, with amino-acid sequence MEARRLAILYSHLCPFPSVSVPSLSSIVSPSACAPQSKETFPHDCVFCQIIRGDSPAFKLYEDDMCLCILDTRPLSPGHSLIIPKSHFPSLDTTPPSVVAAMCSKVPFISNAIIKVTGADSFNLLVNNGVAAGQVIFHTHIHIIPRKAGDCLWTSESLHRRTLKVDQETSGLANRVRELLLNISEENKDQVSTLS; translated from the exons ATGGAGGCTCGGAGATTGGCCATTCTCTATTCTCATCTTTGCCCCTTCCCTTCGGTTTCCGTTCCATCCCTCTCCTCCATCGTTTCTCCTTCCGCTTGCGCTCCTCAGAGCAAGGAAACCTTTCCACACGACTGCGTTTTCTGTCAAATTATTCGCGGTGATTCCCCGGCTTTCAAG CTGTATGAAGATGATATGTGCTTGTGCATATTGGATACCAGACCTTTGAGTCCTGG GCACTCTCTTATTATCCCAAAGTCTCATTTTCCTTCCCTGGACACAACTCCACCATCT GTGGTAGCTGCGATGTGTTCAAAAGTGCCTTTTATTAGCAATGCAATCATCAAAGTTACTGGTGCTG ATTCATTCAACTTGTTGGTTAACAATGGTGTAGCTGCTGGTCAAGTTATATTTCAT ACACATATTCACATAATCCCCCGTAAAGCAGGTGATTGCTTGTGGACTTCTGAG AGTTTGCATCGGCGGACCCTAAAGGTAGACCAGGAAACGTCGGGTCTTGCGAATCGAGTTCGAGAATTGCTGCTAAACATTTCTGAAGAGAACAAGGATCAAGTGTCTACTCTATCTTGA
- the LOC108470841 gene encoding adenylylsulfatase HINT3 isoform X2, with translation MEARRLAILYSHLCPFPSVSVPSLSSIVSPSACAPQSKETFPHDCVFCQIIRGDSPAFKLYEDDMCLCILDTRPLSPGHSLIIPKSHFPSLDTTPPSVVAAMCSKVPFISNAIIKVTGADSFNLLVNNGVAAGQVIFHCPFMGVNMTTSSFTEFASADPKGRPGNVGSCESSSRIAAKHF, from the exons ATGGAGGCTCGGAGATTGGCCATTCTCTATTCTCATCTTTGCCCCTTCCCTTCGGTTTCCGTTCCATCCCTCTCCTCCATCGTTTCTCCTTCCGCTTGCGCTCCTCAGAGCAAGGAAACCTTTCCACACGACTGCGTTTTCTGTCAAATTATTCGCGGTGATTCCCCGGCTTTCAAG CTGTATGAAGATGATATGTGCTTGTGCATATTGGATACCAGACCTTTGAGTCCTGG GCACTCTCTTATTATCCCAAAGTCTCATTTTCCTTCCCTGGACACAACTCCACCATCT GTGGTAGCTGCGATGTGTTCAAAAGTGCCTTTTATTAGCAATGCAATCATCAAAGTTACTGGTGCTG ATTCATTCAACTTGTTGGTTAACAATGGTGTAGCTGCTGGTCAAGTTATATTTCAT TGCCCTTTCATGGGAGTAAATATGACTACGTCAAGTTTTACAGAGTTTGCATCGGCGGACCCTAAAGGTAGACCAGGAAACGTCGGGTCTTGCGAATCGAGTTCGAGAATTGCTGCTAAACATTTCTGA
- the LOC108470841 gene encoding adenylylsulfatase HINT3 isoform X3: MEARRLAILYSHLCPFPSVSVPSLSSIVSPSACAPQSKETFPHDCVFCQIIRGDSPAFKLYEDDMCLCILDTRPLSPGHSLIIPKSHFPSLDTTPPSVVAAMCSKVPFISNAIIKVTGADSFNLLVNNGVAAGQVIFHVIACGLLRVCIGGP; this comes from the exons ATGGAGGCTCGGAGATTGGCCATTCTCTATTCTCATCTTTGCCCCTTCCCTTCGGTTTCCGTTCCATCCCTCTCCTCCATCGTTTCTCCTTCCGCTTGCGCTCCTCAGAGCAAGGAAACCTTTCCACACGACTGCGTTTTCTGTCAAATTATTCGCGGTGATTCCCCGGCTTTCAAG CTGTATGAAGATGATATGTGCTTGTGCATATTGGATACCAGACCTTTGAGTCCTGG GCACTCTCTTATTATCCCAAAGTCTCATTTTCCTTCCCTGGACACAACTCCACCATCT GTGGTAGCTGCGATGTGTTCAAAAGTGCCTTTTATTAGCAATGCAATCATCAAAGTTACTGGTGCTG ATTCATTCAACTTGTTGGTTAACAATGGTGTAGCTGCTGGTCAAGTTATATTTCAT GTGATTGCTTGTGGACTTCTGAG AGTTTGCATCGGCGGACCCTAA
- the LOC108471129 gene encoding 60S ribosomal protein L32-1 yields MAVPLLSKKIVKKRVKKFKRPQSDRKISVKTNWRRPKGIDSRVRRKFKGCTLMPNIGYGSDKKTRHYLPNGFKKFVVHNVQELELLMMHNRTYCAEIAHDVSTKKRKEIVERAAQLDVVVTNKLARLRSQEDE; encoded by the exons ATGGCGGTCCCTTTGCTGTCTAAGAAGATTGTGAAGAAGCGTGTCAAGAAGTTCAAGAGGCCCCAAAGTGACCGCAAGATCTCCGtcaag ACAAACTGGCGAAGGCCTAAAGGTATCGACTCCCGTGTTAGGAGGAAGTTCAAGGGATGCACTTTGATGCCCAATATTGGTTATGGGTCCGACAAGAAGACTCGCCACTATCTTCCCAATGGGTTTAAGAAATTTGTCGTGCATAACGTCCAAGAGCTGGAGCTTCTCATGATGCACAACAG GACATACTGTGCTGAGATAGCTCATGATGTTTCAACAAAGAAGAGGAAGGAAATTGTCGAGCGGGCGGCACAATTGGATGTTGTTGTGACCAACAAATTGGCTAGGTTGCGCAGCCAGGAGGATGAGTGA